A single genomic interval of Sphingobacteriales bacterium harbors:
- a CDS encoding GNAT family N-acetyltransferase — protein sequence MHESIIKDVIFSFDKKPTTDQIIELYDKAGLSRPTKDKARIQKMFEASNLVVTAWINDDLVGVSRSVTDWVWTCYLADLAVHPDFKKKGIGKELVRLTKEKLGEQVMILLLSAPSAIEYYPKIGMIKEDRAFSILRTK from the coding sequence ATGCACGAGTCAATTATTAAGGACGTAATATTTAGTTTCGATAAAAAACCAACAACAGACCAAATAATTGAACTTTATGATAAAGCGGGCTTGTCTCGGCCTACAAAGGACAAAGCGCGAATACAAAAAATGTTTGAGGCATCAAATCTTGTTGTAACGGCATGGATAAATGATGATTTAGTTGGTGTTTCGCGGTCAGTTACCGATTGGGTTTGGACTTGCTACCTTGCCGACCTTGCCGTTCATCCGGATTTTAAAAAAAAGGGAATTGGAAAAGAACTTGTGAGGCTGACAAAAGAAAAACTCGGAGAACAAGTAATGATACTTTTACTCTCGGCACCATCGGCCATAGAATATTATCCAAAAATCGGCATGATTAAAGAAGACAGAGCATTTTCAATTCTAAGAACCAAATAA